A region from the Panicum hallii strain FIL2 chromosome 1, PHallii_v3.1, whole genome shotgun sequence genome encodes:
- the LOC112888781 gene encoding 24.1 kDa heat shock protein, mitochondrial-like isoform X2, which produces MASTVASKRVVPLVHALEKLLAASPAPCAGSSLRPVAVAGGLRGYNTGAPLRRYEGTESEDDSVREYEGRRVGRDFAVPSLFSDVFRDPFRAPQSLGRLLNLMDDIATAAPGRAGAVRRGWNAREDEEALHLRVDMPGLGKEHVKVWAEQNSLVIKGEGEEEAGEDESAPPPRYTGRIELSPDVYRMDKIKAEMKNGVLRVVVPKVKEEQRKDVFQVNVE; this is translated from the exons ATGGCTTCCACTGTGGCTTCCAAGAGGGTCGTCCCGCTGGTCCACGCGCTGGAGAAGCTCCTGGCCGCGTCGCCCGCACCCTGCGCTGGCTCCTCTCTCAGGCCGGTGGCAGTCGCCGGCGGCCTCCGCGGGTACAACACCGGCGCTCCGCTCCGGCGTTACGAGGGGACCGAGTCGGAGGACGACAGCGTCCGCGAGTACGAGGGCCGTCGCGTCGGCCGGGACTTCGCTGTGCCCAGCCTGTTCTCAG ATGTTTTCCGTGATCCGTTCAGGGCGCCGCAGAGCCTCGGCCGCCTGCTGAACCTGATGGACGACAtcgcgacggcggcgccgggccgCGCCGGTGCGGTGCGCCGTGGCTGGAACGCGAGAGAGGACGAGGAGGCGCTGCACCTGCGCGTGGACATGCCGGGCCTGGGCAAGGAGCACGTCAAGGTGTGGGCGGAGCAGAACAGCCTGGTGATCAAgggcgagggcgaggaggaggccggcgagGACGAGAGCGCCCCGCCGCCGAGGTACACCGGCCGCATCGAGCTGTCGCCGGATGTTTACAGGATGGACAAGATCAAGGCCGAGATGAAGAACGGCGTGCTCAGGGTGGTCGTGCCCAAGGTGAAGGAGGAGCAGCGCAAGGACGTCTTCCAAGTCAACGTCGAGTGA
- the LOC112888781 gene encoding 24.1 kDa heat shock protein, mitochondrial-like isoform X1, producing the protein MASTVASKRVVPLVHALEKLLAASPAPCAGSSLRPVAVAGGLRGYNTGAPLRRYEGTESEDDSVREYEGRRVGRDFAVPSLFSGNVFRDPFRAPQSLGRLLNLMDDIATAAPGRAGAVRRGWNAREDEEALHLRVDMPGLGKEHVKVWAEQNSLVIKGEGEEEAGEDESAPPPRYTGRIELSPDVYRMDKIKAEMKNGVLRVVVPKVKEEQRKDVFQVNVE; encoded by the exons ATGGCTTCCACTGTGGCTTCCAAGAGGGTCGTCCCGCTGGTCCACGCGCTGGAGAAGCTCCTGGCCGCGTCGCCCGCACCCTGCGCTGGCTCCTCTCTCAGGCCGGTGGCAGTCGCCGGCGGCCTCCGCGGGTACAACACCGGCGCTCCGCTCCGGCGTTACGAGGGGACCGAGTCGGAGGACGACAGCGTCCGCGAGTACGAGGGCCGTCGCGTCGGCCGGGACTTCGCTGTGCCCAGCCTGTTCTCAGGTA ATGTTTTCCGTGATCCGTTCAGGGCGCCGCAGAGCCTCGGCCGCCTGCTGAACCTGATGGACGACAtcgcgacggcggcgccgggccgCGCCGGTGCGGTGCGCCGTGGCTGGAACGCGAGAGAGGACGAGGAGGCGCTGCACCTGCGCGTGGACATGCCGGGCCTGGGCAAGGAGCACGTCAAGGTGTGGGCGGAGCAGAACAGCCTGGTGATCAAgggcgagggcgaggaggaggccggcgagGACGAGAGCGCCCCGCCGCCGAGGTACACCGGCCGCATCGAGCTGTCGCCGGATGTTTACAGGATGGACAAGATCAAGGCCGAGATGAAGAACGGCGTGCTCAGGGTGGTCGTGCCCAAGGTGAAGGAGGAGCAGCGCAAGGACGTCTTCCAAGTCAACGTCGAGTGA
- the LOC112879112 gene encoding transcription termination factor MTERF8, chloroplastic-like — MLRLRNHLFSDVRAAFPPPHHHPFSTTTPATSPARFAAEEYLVATCGLTPAQAAKASKGLAHLKSPANPDAVLSFLAGAGFAKEDIAVGVARFPMLLCCKVDKTLTPRFAQILSIGLSPAQISRITSIVPQIFVAPSMIHRIQFYLSSLGTFDLLHVALKRYPYLLGQKLEVVKPNMALLLQCGLTASDVAVFAKLLTRKPELAKEIVACAEKLGVPRNTGMFKRALRAVQCFGHDSIGAKMDLLKATLGCSEAELALAVRRAPQILTISEGNLSRTLKFLKVDVGLKLQYILLRPPILGYSMQRRLVPRHYFINILKAKGLVKENIDFYKAVCISEKKFFQKFIDPHRETIPGLANADATACAGKIPHGIKM, encoded by the coding sequence ATGCTGCGCCTCCGGAACCATCTCTTCTCCGACGTCCGCGCAGCCTTCCCTCCCCCCCACCACCACCCCTTCTCCACCACCACCCCCGCCACTTCTCCCGCCCGATTCGCCGCAGAGGAATACCTCGTCGCCACCTGCGGGCTCACCCCAGCGCAAGCGGCGAAGGCCTCCAAGGGGCTCGCCCACCTAAAGTCTCCCGCCAACCCCGACGCCGTCCTCTCCTTCCTCGCGGGCGCCGGCTTCGCCAAAGAGGACATTGCCGTCGGAGTCGCCAGGTTCCCCATGCTCCTCTGCTGTAAGGTGGACAAAACCCTAACCCCGCGCTTCGCCCAGATCCTCAGCATCGGGCTCTCCCCTGCCCAAATCTCCCGCATCACTAGCATCGTCCCCCAAATCTTCGTCGCACCATCCATGATTCACCGCATCCAGTTCTATCTCTCCTCGCTTGGCACATTCGACCTGCTGCACGTGGCCCTTAAGAGGTACCCGTACCTCCTCGGTCAGAAACTTGAGGTGGTCAAGCCCAACATGGCGCTCCTACTGCAGTGCGGCCTAACAGCCTCTGATGTTGCTGTATTCGCAAAGCTGCTAACGCGGAAGCCAGAGCTTGCCAAGGAAATAGTGGCATGTGCTGAGAAGCTTGGTGTGCCGCGCAATACAGGGATGTTCAAGCGCGCCCTGCGGGCTGTGCAGTGCTTTGGTCATGATTCCATCGGTGCAAAAATGGATCTCCTGAAGGCGACCCTTGGATGCTCGGAGGCAGAACTAGCCCTTGCAGTGCGCAGGGCACCACAAATTCTGACAATATCTGAAGGTAATCTGAGTCGCACATTGAAGTTCCTGAAGGTGGATGTTGGGTTGAAGCTTCAGTACATCTTGCTTAGGCCACCAATACTAGGCTATAGCATGCAGAGGCGGCTTGTTCCCCGGCATTATTTCATCAACATTCTGAAGGCTAAGGGGCTTGTGAAGGAAAACATCGACTTTTACAAAGCTGTTTGTATATCCGAGAAGAAATTTTTCCAGAAGTTTATTGATCCTCACAGGGAGACTATTCCAGGGCTTGCAAATGCTGATGCTACTGCTTGTGCAGGGAAAATACCTCATGGCATCAAAATGTAA
- the LOC112872367 gene encoding LMBR1 domain-containing protein 2 homolog A gives MWVFYLISLPLTLGMVVVTLRYFAGPAVPRYVVATVGYAWFCSLSIIILVPADIWTTLTGSAKGGIGFFWSWSYWSTFILTWAVVPTIQGYEDAGDFTVKERLKTSIHMNLLFYSIVGAIGLIGLILLLIMHRAWDGGIVGFAMACSNTFGLVTGAFLLGFGLSEIPRNIWKNADWSHRQKVLSHRVAKMAVKLDSAHQEYSNAIVVAQATSNQMSKRDLLRPYMDIIDNMLAQMLREDPSFKPSGGRLGENDMDYDTDDKSMATLRRQLRRAHEEYYRCKSEYMTCVMEALKLEDTIKNYERRDANGWKYVSSFRESRSGTLGSLLGTIEFIWHCILRKQLQKAFAVILGCMSAAILLAEATLLPSVDLSLFSILIKAVGKQEVLVQVAAFVPLMYMCICTYYSLFKIGMLMFYSLTPRQTSSVSLLMICSMVARYAPPISYNFLNLIRLGGNAKTTFEKRMGNIDDAVPFFGRGFNRIYPLIMVVYTLLVASNFFGRVIDFFGSWKRFKLQREEENIDGLDPSGMIILQKERSWIEQGYKVGEQVIPLARNFNGVSTDIESQNVPLVENTVEMKAGATSSRIDGRAGHSKYANNRENIASKYTSVREQNRQAGKAVKKEIQSNSVSLLEERNSEQRFNTGVPPTGVSATWASMKTGFQNFKANMGAKKFIPLRQDPGFVPNSNVSSPESLDDIFQRLKRRSANMPVDYLDDDDDNTGDMDLHFQDH, from the exons ATGTGGGTGTTCTACCTGATATCGCTGCCCCTGACGCTGGGCATGGTCGTCGTCACGCTCCGCTACTTCGCCGGCCCCGCCGTGCCGCGCTACGTCGTCGCCACCGTCGGATACGCATGGTTCTGCTCCCTCTCCATCATCATCCTCGTCCCCGCCGACATCTGGACG ACATTAACTGGCAGCGCGAAGGGTGGCATTGGATTCTTTTGGAGCTGGTCTTATTGGAGCACATTTATCCTAACATG GGCTGTAGTTCCTACTATCCAGGGCTATGAAGATGCAGGAGACTTCACCGTTAAAGAAAGGCTGAAAACTAGCATTCATATGAACCTGCTTTTCTATTCAATTGTGGGAGCCATTGGCCTTATTGGCCTCATCCTACTCCTAATCATGCATAGAGCCTG GGACGGTGGTATTGTTGGATTTGCAATGGCATGCTCAAATACCTTTGGATTGGTGACTGGCGCTTTTCTTCTTGGTTTTGGGTTGAGCGAAATCCCAAGAAACATTTGGAAAAATGCAGACTGGTCTCACCGCCAAAAAGTACTTTCTCATAGAGTTGCCAAGATGGCTGTAAAGCTTGACAGTGCTCATCAAGAATATTCAAATGCAATTGTC GTTGCTCAAGCCACTTCAAATCAAATGTCAAAACGTGACCTTTTGAGGCCTTACATGGATATTATTGACAACATGCTAGCTCAAATG CTGCGGGAGGATCCTTCCTTTAAACCTTCTGGTGGTAGATTAGGTGAGAATGATATGGACTATGATACTGATGATAAATCGATGGCCACACTTCGGCGGCAACTCAGGAGGGCTCATGAGGAGTATTATAGGTGCAAAAG TGAGTATATGACTTGTGTCATGGAAGCCCTCAAACTAGAAGACACAATAAAAAATTATGAACGCCGTGATGCGAATGGATG GAAATACGTATCAAGTTTTAGAGAAAGTCGCTCTGGCACACTTGGATCACTTTTGGGGACTATTG AGTTCATTTGGCACTGTATACTGAGAAAGCAGCTTCAAAAAGCATTTGCTGTTATCCTTGGCTGCATGTCAGCTGCTATACTGTTGGCTGAAGCTACTTTGCTTCCAAGTGTTGATTTATCTCTTTTTTCCATTCTTATTAAAGCTGTAGGAAAGCAAGAGGTTTTAGTTCAG GTTGCTGCATTTGTCCCCTTGATGTATATGTGCATTTGCACATATTATTCATTATTCAAGATTGGTATGTTGATGTTTTACTCCCTGACACCAAGACAAACCAGCTCTGTCAGCTTGCTTATGATCTGTTC AATGGTTGCAAGATATGCACCTCCTATTTCATATAACTTTCTGAATCTCATCCGCCTTGGTGGTAATGCTAAAACTACTTTCGAGAAG AGAATGGGGAACATTGATGATGCGGTTCCTTTCTTTGGGAGAGGCTTCAACAGGATCTACCCACTGATTATGGTTGTTTATACGCTATTGGTTGCTAGTAATTTCTTTGGCCGCGTGATTGACTTTTTTGGAAGCTGGAAAAGGTTCAAGTTACAGCGTGAGGAAGAGAATATAGATGGTTTAGATCCGTCTGGAATGATTATTCTACAAAAAG AGAGATCTTGGATTGAACAAGGATACAAAGTGGGTGAGCAGGTTATTCCATTGGCAAGGAATTTCAATGGTGTGAGCACAGATATTGAGTCGCAAAATGTGCCATTG GTTGAAAATACAGTGGAGATGAAAGCAGGAGCAACTTCTTCCAGAATTGATGGGAGGGCTGGTCATTCAAAATATGCTAACAACAGGGAGAATATTGCCAGCAAATACACTTCTGTTAGAGAACAGAACCGGCAGGCAGGGAAGGCAGTGAAAAAGGAGATTCAATCGAACTCTGTGTCTTTGCTTGAAGAAAGAAATTCTGAGCAGCGGTTCAACACTGGTGTTCCACCAACTGGAGTGTCCGCAACATGGGCCTCAATGAAGACTGGTTTTCAGAACTTCAAAGCAAATATGGGTGCCAAAAAGTTCATTCCTTTGCGCCAAGATCCAGGATTTGTTCCAAATTCGAATGTCTCTTCACCTGAATCTCTTGATGACATATTCCAAAGGTTGAAACGGCGGTCTGCAAACATGCCTGTTGATTACCTTGACGACGATGACGACAACACAGGAGACATGGATCTGCATTTCCAGGATCACTGA